In the Salvia splendens isolate huo1 chromosome 16, SspV2, whole genome shotgun sequence genome, tgggacaacccaaagATAATACgtctcacttatagtgggacgaagggagtactccctccgttccgtagtagttgagtcattttttttattttgggtatTCATAATatagtcatttccttttttagtaataagtactttattatctcttttactGTATTATCTATTTCCCTTTCTCACTTTAttcttacttttattttattatctctttcgTACTCCACTTTATTGTCTCTCCAAAATTCTTGAGCCAGTATAGATAAGTCTTACGTAGACCGGAACAGAGGGAGCAGTAAATGACAAAAATATACTATTGATAGACTCATTTATACAAAAGATCATTTAGGCGTTACATTGTAAAAGTAAGTTAACGATATTTTCAACCTAGATATATATATCGACAACCTATCACGAACGGTTGCAATTGTCGGTCCAAAGTCACTTTCTATATTGGATGATTGATGCCAGTGATGTGCGGTATAGCACTGGATGATGTTGGAATCGTGGTCCGGTCAACGCAATTGGACCGGGTTGTACAAGTGacggattatttaattttgaaataattaaataatttataatcgaTCTACGCTCCGAGTGGATGATTgtggtatattcactttctctaaaCCGATTCGCGGTGAGTAAGAAATAATATATTGAAGTATGTCACGATATATGGagatatgtaattaattaattaattaatcttattttGGACACGTAGGTAAAACAATGTGGCAAATGAGCATACGGAGAAACTTCGTAGAATGCATGCACATTGATCGGGACGACCAGATACATTTCTGGAACTAACAACTACGTGAGAGGTGTCTAGGTACATCCGTCCAGATTCATGCTCCATGATTGACGTTTGTAACGTCTATAACGTTTGTAACCGCCGACCGTTACAAATTAGCCTTAATGGCAGAGTTGACTCTTATCCTCCACATGACCTATAAATAGTCAAGCACACTCTTGCATTCTCTACACCATTTCACAAGCATACACAACATAAGCTCTCTTcttctctgcattgtcttttctgtcgaagctttgccctctcctccatctaGTTCGctggagctctgctgatagcggtgctgcttcatcaaagacgtagccgttttatctatGGGGACGAGATgtcaatccgagagcactaccggggcgtatctcgtcttgcggaaagaggcctcctcgactcggcttttTTCAACTATTTTACAGTTTATTGTTTCGATTTCTtcattgtaatttcatttcattttattttttctttgttcctTTTTCTTGGATTGTATTACGCCCAATTACTGTTTATcttcttgtaatccagaaaacCAATAGATGAATGACGTTGTGATAAGTTCTTCATGTTTGGTTAAACCAAGTATGATATCTTGATGGTTGTTTATTTCTAAATCTATACAAGTAATATCGGACGTTCAATATTGATCATAAGCTACTTTAATTTGTTAGTTGCGAGTTTTTCACAacttaaaaatcataaaatctaaCGTTGATCAACTTTTAAGAAGATGATTTAATATTGAATTCCTCatttaggattttttttaaaactcctCATCTCTCATATTATGATACTTCTCTCAGATTTAAAGTTTGATAAAATATTGCCTACGCGATATTCAAACATTGAATAAGGGTGATGTGTAGTGTGTGATAGGAGTTGCAAGGTGTTGTCTACAAAAAAGATGATATGCAATAACGCATATTTTGGTCTATAGGAGTATGAGATCCATGTACGTCAAGTTGTGTTCTAGAATAGATTTAATTTCACCAAAATTAATTTGTAAGAACGATAATCTACTTATAatagtactacctccgtctcGCATTAACggtcacatttacttttctccacttatttttataaaaaaaataataaatagttaaagtcaaagaaatagtaaaataagagagagaataaggtAGAGAAGAAAGAATAAGgtagagaagagtcttctttacattattctctctcttattttactatttttctaatttaactatttattatcatttttataaaatgagtgcaaaaaaaataaatttgatagtTAATGCGGGACAAATGTAGTactaattttcatttattagaatactactacctcattccataatagatgacatagTTGGAGAATGACACGATATTTTAGGAAATATTGTTTTGTGTTAGGTGGATagaaaaatagtatatttatattaatgtgagagaaattttttcaaaaaaggaaatgtgacatcttttatgggacaaactaaaaagaaaaatgagacctctattatggaacggagggagtatcttttaaTCAAATTAAGGAGTAATAAAATTTTATCTATTAAAATAATGTTTATATTTACAACatcaacttttaatttattagaaCACTCATTTTTCGTTAATAATTAACTTTTGCAAATTAGAATAATAACTTTTTTATTTGGATGAACGATacgttttatttaaattcatttatttaaaaaaaataattttctgaCATGAACAATAGTCATTTATTtagtactctcttcgtcccacaagaatatgcactctttcctatttagtctgtcccacaagaatatgcactttctaattttggaaaccctcttctttctaatgaggtgagactcattctccactaataatactatatttaccttttctctctatctctctcttacttcaccaattttgcattaaaacctgtgccgaacccaaagtgcattttcttttgggacggagggagtatttgctAAAAAAACACTTTTGATCTCAATAGAAATATCTTTTACTTTCAAATATGATAACTTTAaacactatttttattttattaaaataatactccatccgtcccataaaattataACCATATGATATGTCATGATAATTAAGATAacattggtaaagtaagataaatgAGAATAATGATACTCATAGTGTTAGTGGATCGTGAGACCCGCAGCTGACGGGACGAGTCTGAGTCCGTTTTGGGCTGCATTGCAGATGCCCTATTAGTTTCATTTATTGGACCAGTAGAATTTTTAATCAAAGCCTTTAAATTAAAGGTATGTCGACTTATTGGTTTATTCAATTTTGAAACCCAATGATTTTGGGCCTTTCAAAAGGCCCAATTATATTCCTCAACAAAACAAGACAACAAATTGATGCACATGTCACCGACGGCGCACGATAGCTTTCCTCCGCCATGGATCCTTCTGAATCTGAATCACTACCGGCGAGCTCTTCTCCGATCaactccgcctccgcctccgcggTCGAAGATCCTCTCTCGAGTCCGTACGCCTCTCTGAACTCTCACTGCCACGACCTCTCCACGCTGCAGGACCTCGCCTGCCGCGGCGCGTGGCGGACGATCCTGGACAAGGTAGCGCGCTCGCGCTCGCTTTCCCTCCTTTCTCGGCCGCACGAGCATCTAATTTACCTCACTTTCAACGTCCTCGCCCTGGTCAAGCTCCGCCGCTTCGCCGACGCGCAGCAGGAGTTCGAAACCCTAGATGACGATCTCGGATCGAAGCAATACCAGTTCGAGTCGTTTCCGGATCAGTACCCGAACAACAAGTCCGGATCTATGGTTCCGTTCGCGCTCCGTTGGCTGCACGCGCACTTGCCGTTTACGCTAGGTGATCGCCAATTATCTCTCGATCGCCTTTACGTTCTCCTGCATTTCATTCGCGACACGAAATTGTCGCGCAATCGCGATTCGGTTACTGAAATCTCGATCGATCTGTGGAGGAAGCGTGAAACGTTTGTGATCAATTCTATTGTGAGTCACCATTTGACTCTGAAGGAATTTAAGGTGTGTCTCTATTTGTTGAAATCGGAGACTAGTAAACTTGAGGATCCGTTCATGGTGTCGAAATTAGGTTACGTTCAGATGCAATACGGCGATTTGGAAGGGGCTAAACGGAGCTTTGAATTGGTTGAGAAAATGGTGGAGAAGAGTGAGGGTGGGGATGCGAATTCGAATTCGAATTCGAATTTGAAGAATTTGGTAGGTAGGAATAAGGCATTGACATATTTGGTTGGGAAGGATTATGTATCAGCTGTGAGGGAGTATGAGGCGTGTATGGAGAGGGATGCATCCGATTTTGTGGCGATCAACAACAAAGCTCTTTGTTTGATGTATTTGAGGGATTTGTCGGACTCGATTAAGGTGCTGGAGAGCGCGCTGGAGAGGGTTCCGACTGTGGCGTTGAATGAGACACTTGTTGTGAATCTGTGTAGTATGTATGAGCTGGCTTATGTGAATCATGCTGATATAAAGAAGACACTTAGTACTTGGATTGCGAGAGTGGCTCCTGACGACTTTGATACCTCGTGTACCAGGATTTGAGGTACCAAATGTTTTGAAATGTGATTGATTTCTGCATTCGATATCTGTAGCTGTTCTTTTTGTTGTGATGAATATGATTATGATGCTTATGATTGTTCTGCAGCAGGTTTTCGTCACAGGTCTGCTTAGTTGTAAGATTAATTCAAAATGCTTAGTTGTATGATTATAATTAATCTGGAAATTCTTGGGGAACACAAATTTCAAGTGATTGTCGTATTCAGATGCTAATGCGAGTTACTTCAGTCACAACTCACAAACATTGTTTGCTTGAAAATGATCAAATTCTGCGTTGCAATTGAGATTTGAGGTGCCGAAAAATTTGAAATGCACTGGCTTTCTCTGCATTTGATATGTGTAGCTGTTCTTTGTTCTGTGTGGCATGGATTTTTTGCTCGAATCACTAGTCTTTATTCATGATGATGACGATTGTTTTTCTTGTCTATGATTGTGGAGGAACTGTGATGCTTGTGACTGTACATGATTCTGTATATGTAAGTGGAGGATTATGCATAATCTGGAAATTCTTCCGGAACACAAATTTCGTGTGACGGTTGTATTCATATGCCAATGCAATTTGTTTCAGTCACAAGCATGATTTGGTAATTGCTACTACATTCATTTTCGTGCCTACCTGTTCTTGTCGTAGAATCACATACTGTAGCAAGAGTACTTTTACCTTCACGATTCACTAGTGTCCATCAACGTATATTGTAGACGCAGTTGCTAGCATTGCATACTATACATCCGTCGTGCCCAGCTTGAGGCGCGAGTTCTCTCTATTCTCTGACATTATCCACCTAAAATGGAGCAACGGAGTAAGCTTTTGCTTAAAAGGATTCCATTTTGGCTGTTTCTTTGTCTTGCTTGTTTTAGCTTGACATGCCTATAACTGTAATATATTTTCCGAGGGATTGTTTGGATGAGGATATGAGACTTTAATTGTGAAATGTGAAATGTGAAATGTGAGTATATTTTTTGCTTAGTGTTAACTTATTTTTCAGGCAATGTTGCAAAGGTGCTTGGTGACCTTGTCCTAGTGTCAGGGAGGCtgatttggagagagagagagagagagagagagaaaatatccAAACACATCTTCACTTCATCCCAAACATAGTCTATTACTTGATTTAAtaagttttcttttttttttccatgaCATAACTCAATGAATTCTTGAAGGCAACAATCTATCATTTTAGATGAGTAAACAAGTTTAAAGTGAGAAATTCCTGTGACCATTTTACTTTCTTAAACATTTTACACGCACAAAGTTGCAACTTTACGCtgcaaaattttcaacaaatatTTCTTTAATTACAAAATGCTCAATCCGAATAAAACAAGTTTGTTAGTTTGTTATATTAAAAACTTAATCTCCAAAATCATACGCTTCATATctttcaaaaatagaaactattattatttttcttcgGCCATTAAATTTTCTATACTGTCTATTTTCTAATATAGTGATTTTTTTCcctcactaacaatacttcgaTCCTTTTTTTTATCCCCTTAtactcttactttaccaattactataaattaaaattcaccCCGTTTCAAAAATTTCTACTCTTTCCGTTCCTCTGTAGTAAATGCGTTTTATTTTCAGCAcccgttttggaaaaatgataataaataattaaaatatagaaatgtaaaataaaagaaagattaatatagagaagactcttaattatattattttttttactttacttttttcgcactttaactatttattataattttttcaaaatgaataTAATTTGAACTCCAAACAACCATTTTCTCACTTGTGTTGTTAAGTTTCAAGAAAAGAAGTGAGACCTGCCTCTAATTTGAATTGAATATTGTTAGAGAAGCAGAGATCCACCAACCCCTTCCCACCAAATCCCACCCCACAAACGCAGACACTCTCACACACACAGCCACTCTTTGCTCTCACCAACCCAGGTAATAGTGTTTGTATTTTACCTGAGTATTCTCCATCATCAAGATTCGTGATTCCGTTTGTCCAAATCATTGTTTAGCTCAAGCCCACCAAACTTATCTAAACTATGGCGGCAGCTGCCTCTTATTCTATTCAGCCCACTTCAAGAATCGGTAACCAGCCTCACCCCAAATCTCTTGCAGATGTTTCATTGAATTCCAGATCACTCTCTTTCACATCCCAATTCCAGACATTCTCCCTCAAGTACGcatcttttctttgtttttgctcaTGGGCTCCTCTGTTTTCCCCTTTACCGGTTCGAATTTTATTGCTCTCAGTTTCGTCAATTAAAAATTGAGTCTTTTTCTTGTTGGATTTGTGAACTGTATCTTGTTCTGGATTCTGATGGATAATTGATTATTCAATTTGTTGTTGGAATTAGGTTTCATAGTGATTTTCGACTTTCCAATGCTTAAGATTGTCTTTAATTTCATGGTTGGATGCCGCAATTATACAAAATTAATTCTATATTGATGTCTAAGCTAATTGGGAGTTCAATTCTTTCATACATTTGGATTGGGGGAAAAGTTTTCATCTGAAATTTTTCTGTGTTATGAGCTCTGTTGCGACAATATTGAAATATAATCTGTCGTTTTGCTCAGGGGTGGGTAAAAATACGGAAAAAACGGtagaaaaatatcgaaaaattatcgaatttttggtatatcgTAATTTTTCGGTACGGTACAATACCATATCGTAAGTTGTTGATACggtaacgatatgaattttcttATTTCACGGTATACCGTATCGACTCAATCCTAGTTTTGCTGAACTCTTTCATACGTTACCAGTCTGGTTATTGTGGTTCAGTGTAGCTCTGATTCTGATTTCCTTCGGTTTCTTTCGTGTAGATCGTTGTGTGGTGCAACGAGGCAACTGCATCTTCAAGGGGCTAGTGCATTGGTGAGGGCAGAGATGAGCTCGGATGCGGTGCAGGTCGATGTATCGTTGAGCCCTAGGGTTAACTCCGTGAAGCCTTCGAAGACCGTGGCTATCACTGACCAGGCAACTGCCCTTGTACAAGCCGGGGTGCCTGTTATCCGACTAGCAGCAGGGGAGCCGGATTTCGACACTCCAACACCAATTGCTGAGGTAGTATCATCCAAACTGCTCAACAAtccaattcatgtcaactggGAAATGAAATAATCTTGATTGCGTTGTCGTCCATTTTGACGAATTTAGGCTGGGATTAAGGCGATTCGTGAAGGGTTCACTAGGTATACTCCCAATGCGGGCACGTTGGAGCTCCGGGCAGCTATTTGTCACAAGCTCAAAGGTATTCATATCCACGACACTTTTCTCGTGTAGCATTATTGTTCGTAGCATAAGATCatgatttatttgaattttgataacAGAGGAAAATGGAATATCGTACACGCCCGATCAGATTTTGGTGAGCAATGGTGCGAAACAAAGTATTCTTCAAGCAGTTCTCGCAGTGTGTTCCCCTGGAGACGAGGTAAAACCTTACACGAGATTAGATTTTTCCGTATTTTAACTCTAACAACTTGCATTAGTGATGAATCGTTTCTTGccttaaaacataaatcaattctaAGATTTCATAACCGGCTGCAGGTGATTATTCCAGCTCCGTTTTGGGTGAGCTACCCGGAGATGGCAAGGTTGGCCGACGCCAATCCCGTAATTCTTCCCACTACCATATCAGAAAACTTTCTTATAGATCCAAAGGTTCTCGAGTCTTCACTGACTGAGAAATCGAGGCTGTTGATTCTTTGCTCACCCTCCAACCCGACCGGGTCTGTTTACCCCCGCAAATTGCTCGAACAGATTGCTGAGATCGTAGCAAAGCATCCCAGGCTTCTTGTATGCTTTCTATCCCTCTCAACATCTAGTCGGGCTGCAGCCAAGACGACTAAAAGTTGATCGTATGGTCGTAACAGTCTCACTTTCTAGAGATTTACCACTGCAGGTTATGTCCGATGAAATCTACGAACATATCATTTATGCCCCGGCAACACATACGAGCTTTGCATCCTTGCCAGGCATGTGGGATCGAACCTTGACTGTCAACGGCTTCTCAAAGGTAAATCCCTCGAATACCTTAAAGATTAGATCTTTTTTCCATCTCAAAAGGCGACGAGGCTCTAACATGGTGGCTCTAACGTTGTCTTCTCAGGCCTTCGCCATGACCGGTTGGAGGCTCGGGTATCTTGCTGGTCCAAAGCACTTTGTTTCTGCTTGTGGGAAGATCCAAAGTCAGGTTCGACACTATCCATCTTCATCACTTAGTTAGTTCGACTATCATATTTGATGAAATTTCGTAAAAATGTGAAATTTCTGTATCACAGTCTACTTCAGGTGCCAGCAGCATATCTCAAAAGGCTGCTGTTGCTGCTCTCGGGTTGGGTTATGCAGGCGGGGAAGCAGTCGCAGATATGGTTAAAGCATTCCGCGAGAGGAGAGATGTTCTGGTCAAGAGCTTCGGGGAATTAGACAGAGTCAAGATTTCAGAGCCTCAGGTAACAGCCTAACTTATTTTTCATGGTGTTCGTGGAAGCTCTTGCTAGACGTGTGGCGTGGAGAAGAGACGGACAGCTAGTTATTTTTATTCGTAATCGTGCCCTTCTCATCAAAGGCCTAAGTTTGATCCTTTTGCAGGGGGCTTTCTATCTTTTCCTCGATTTCAGCTTGTACTATGGCTTAGAGGTCGATGGCTTCGGTGTCATCAACGGCTCGGAGGCCCTCTGCCGGTATTTGCTCGACAAGGCTCAAGTAAGGCTAAATTAGGGTTTGTTTACCACAATTATAGTTAAATTAGGGTCGATGCACCGGAATGTTTCGTTCTCATGAGGACTCTTGGTCGGTCGTTTTGTTGTGCTCGTAGGTTGCCCTTGTTCCGGGGGATGCTTTTGGAGACGACACATGCATCCGCATCTCCTATGCCGAGTCTCTGACAACTCTGCAGGCGGCCGTGGAGAGGATCAAGGGCGCGCTCATTGCACTCAAGCCGGCCGTCGCCGTCTAGTGTGGATGCAGGATTTGTTGAAGGAGATGATGTTTTTAACGTGTGTGTTGTAATTTTAGCTGTTGAATTTTCTGTTTCAAGAAATTACTTTGTACGTGCATTAGATTAGTGATTGTTTTTCGATACTggatttgtttttaaaaaataaatacaaagaaGCAAAACCTTATTGGTAACTCTCAAATATCTCCTATTTTATTCCGAATATGGTTAAATTAAAACGTATATTTTGGGGAAACCGGAAGATAGGAGTAGAAAATCGCCTCCGGCGACTTCTGCACTACATCAAAGGTCTAAACCTTATGCTAGACAAAGTATTTGAAAAGGTTTGTGGAGTTATTTTATGGGCAAATTGTCATGAACTTTCAGAATAGTTTGACTTTTCTGTGAACTTTAAATGCTGCACGAAAAGTTATGAACTTTACCGGACTGTGTAAATTTTCCATCCGACCCTATTCGATAGATTTCCGACACAAACTTATTTTGCGTGGCGTGCCGGAGGTGTGACTTGACAAATGACAAATTTAAAGTTCAATTCGAATTATGGAATTAATTCTACTTTTATGCTGAATTCAATTTGTGGAATTCAATTTGTATGTTTATGTCGGTTTGTATGCTGAATTCGATTTGCATATTTTCATTTGTGCTACTTGTATGTTAAGTCCAGGGTTAGATATTGCATAGATAGAAGAGAAAACAATCAGAATTAGTAGAGTTTTGCCAAGTCACTCATCCGACACGCCAAGTAGGATAAGTAATTGTGTTAGAAATTTATCGGGTCGGGTTGGATGGGAAATTTACACAGACCgttaaagttcatgacttttcatgtaacatttaaagttcacgggAAAAACCAAACTATTTTGATAGTACATGACTTACAAGCAATTTGCCCTTATTTTATTcactactctcttcgtccctgaaaagtattaTCTCTACAATCTCAAACACATTAGATACGTGCAATGAATAAATCCTTGTTTCATCTCTTTTCATATAGTAGTGTAATTTTACATGGAGTGGGTGTAATACCTCATTCTCTCTTAATGACATGTTAACAACTATAAAAAAAGGTTCGTATTCAAATCTTTATCTTTTTGAACTTGTGGTAATTTTGTGTAAGTGGTGTTTTGTTATGGTTTAAAATCCTTGACGGGTTTTAGTTTCTGATCAAATACTTTACGAGAAAATAATATGCTCGAGAAGGTTCATCGCTATAATATGGCTCACATAAAatatattagaaatgggcccctcacgtgtgggccggaatgacacatcagACATCTATCCCGTGGGTaagcaagagaagagataaagagataaatcCATAATTGATTTGGGTCCACTCTGATACCACCATAGTAGAAATGAGTGTATCACCCTTTAAAAGACCCATATAAGGGGGATGattatccatacttatatagatgagctaggatcatcaccaagtcgatgttagacaagatttaagagttttaacacttgtttgataaaatcaaatatgatattttatcagACAGCATAACACATTAGTATGTTGAATCAAGCATTACATGTGTGCATATATCTCAATCATATTTATCAAAATATGTAGTAGATGCTTATAACACATAATTATAACAAAGTCGACAAAACATGAGAAGAAATAGTACTTATTTGGAGAATGCAGTAGCATCATCACTACACTAGGCTTGGAATCTGCATTGATCTTGTTCCATTTCTCAATCTCCTTCACCAGTAAGCCTATATCttctttctcctctttcttACATTTCCTAATTATTATCAACTTCCCTTT is a window encoding:
- the LOC121771598 gene encoding bifunctional aspartate aminotransferase and glutamate/aspartate-prephenate aminotransferase-like isoform X1, producing MAAAASYSIQPTSRIGNQPHPKSLADVSLNSRSLSFTSQFQTFSLKSLCGATRQLHLQGASALVRAEMSSDAVQVDVSLSPRVNSVKPSKTVAITDQATALVQAGVPVIRLAAGEPDFDTPTPIAEAGIKAIREGFTRYTPNAGTLELRAAICHKLKEENGISYTPDQILVSNGAKQSILQAVLAVCSPGDEVIIPAPFWVSYPEMARLADANPVILPTTISENFLIDPKVLESSLTEKSRLLILCSPSNPTGSVYPRKLLEQIAEIVAKHPRLLVMSDEIYEHIIYAPATHTSFASLPGMWDRTLTVNGFSKAFAMTGWRLGYLAGPKHFVSACGKIQSQSTSGASSISQKAAVAALGLGYAGGEAVADMVKAFRERRDVLVKSFGELDRVKISEPQGAFYLFLDFSLYYGLEVDGFGVINGSEALCRYLLDKAQVALVPGDAFGDDTCIRISYAESLTTLQAAVERIKGALIALKPAVAV
- the LOC121771599 gene encoding trafficking protein particle complex subunit 12-like, which gives rise to MDPSESESLPASSSPINSASASAVEDPLSSPYASLNSHCHDLSTLQDLACRGAWRTILDKVARSRSLSLLSRPHEHLIYLTFNVLALVKLRRFADAQQEFETLDDDLGSKQYQFESFPDQYPNNKSGSMVPFALRWLHAHLPFTLGDRQLSLDRLYVLLHFIRDTKLSRNRDSVTEISIDLWRKRETFVINSIVSHHLTLKEFKVCLYLLKSETSKLEDPFMVSKLGYVQMQYGDLEGAKRSFELVEKMVEKSEGGDANSNSNSNLKNLVGRNKALTYLVGKDYVSAVREYEACMERDASDFVAINNKALCLMYLRDLSDSIKVLESALERVPTVALNETLVVNLCSMYELAYVNHADIKKTLSTWIARVAPDDFDTSCTRI
- the LOC121771598 gene encoding bifunctional aspartate aminotransferase and glutamate/aspartate-prephenate aminotransferase-like isoform X2, coding for MSSDAVQVDVSLSPRVNSVKPSKTVAITDQATALVQAGVPVIRLAAGEPDFDTPTPIAEAGIKAIREGFTRYTPNAGTLELRAAICHKLKEENGISYTPDQILVSNGAKQSILQAVLAVCSPGDEVIIPAPFWVSYPEMARLADANPVILPTTISENFLIDPKVLESSLTEKSRLLILCSPSNPTGSVYPRKLLEQIAEIVAKHPRLLVMSDEIYEHIIYAPATHTSFASLPGMWDRTLTVNGFSKAFAMTGWRLGYLAGPKHFVSACGKIQSQSTSGASSISQKAAVAALGLGYAGGEAVADMVKAFRERRDVLVKSFGELDRVKISEPQGAFYLFLDFSLYYGLEVDGFGVINGSEALCRYLLDKAQVALVPGDAFGDDTCIRISYAESLTTLQAAVERIKGALIALKPAVAV